The Vibrio splendidus genome has a window encoding:
- the norR gene encoding nitric oxide reductase transcriptional regulator NorR yields the protein MQDISASTLMEMTIGLASGVNDQDRFNRLIDAIRKTITCDCVALLSLQGDTLVPIAMQGLSRDTFGRRFIISEHPRFDEICASRSPVRFDADSSLPDPFDGLLIDHDGDLPMHACMGLPLLFGDKLLGVLTLDSLKPDVFANIPARNLEVLAAIAASTMQMAMTFSQLEHQAKQSKQLLEELNVEAWERDGGELIGNSDTMVALKNDIAVVAPSEFNILIHGDTGVGKELVARTLHHQSQRKRNPLVYVNCAAIPENLVESELFGHVRGAFTGADKNRLGKFALADGGTLFLDEIGELPLAAQSKLLRALQNNEIQPVGQDNIQTIDVRVLAATNRDLKQEVEDGRFRADLYHRLSVYPIAVPALKERGDDISLLAGFFLEQARRKLGINQVKFRSDVLVFLNRYGWPGNVRELEHVISRSALKALARSTNKNLVTITKEDCGPLDQDQPIATTQVKNTPLSTPTIDLSAGLRGATDDFQRSIITEVLEDANFNWAQAGRVLKTDRANLTRLSKRLGLNVAKSHTIERTK from the coding sequence ATGCAAGATATCTCAGCATCCACTCTCATGGAAATGACCATTGGTTTAGCCAGCGGTGTGAACGATCAAGACCGTTTTAATCGCCTAATCGATGCCATTCGTAAAACCATAACGTGTGATTGTGTCGCGCTTTTAAGCCTTCAAGGCGACACGCTAGTACCCATCGCAATGCAAGGGCTCAGTCGAGATACATTCGGTCGCCGCTTTATCATTTCGGAACACCCTCGCTTTGATGAGATTTGCGCATCACGTTCTCCTGTTCGTTTTGATGCTGATAGCTCATTGCCTGATCCTTTCGATGGCTTACTGATCGACCACGACGGCGATTTACCAATGCATGCCTGCATGGGTTTGCCTCTGCTGTTTGGTGACAAATTGTTAGGAGTGCTAACCCTAGACAGCCTAAAACCTGATGTCTTTGCGAATATTCCTGCTCGTAACCTAGAAGTTCTCGCTGCTATTGCGGCTTCAACCATGCAGATGGCGATGACTTTCTCGCAACTTGAGCATCAAGCAAAACAGTCAAAACAATTACTGGAAGAGTTGAACGTAGAAGCGTGGGAACGTGACGGCGGCGAGTTGATTGGTAACAGTGACACCATGGTCGCGCTTAAGAACGATATTGCGGTTGTAGCGCCGTCTGAGTTTAATATTCTGATTCATGGTGATACTGGTGTTGGTAAAGAGCTCGTTGCTCGTACCCTGCACCACCAATCGCAACGTAAGCGTAATCCGCTGGTCTACGTGAACTGTGCTGCTATTCCTGAGAACTTGGTAGAGAGTGAACTCTTTGGTCACGTTCGTGGCGCATTTACTGGCGCAGACAAAAACCGCTTAGGTAAGTTTGCTCTAGCCGATGGCGGCACACTGTTCTTAGATGAAATTGGTGAATTGCCTTTGGCAGCACAAAGTAAGTTACTGCGTGCGCTGCAAAACAACGAAATCCAACCGGTAGGCCAAGACAACATCCAAACCATTGATGTTCGTGTTCTGGCTGCAACCAACCGAGACTTAAAGCAAGAAGTTGAAGACGGTCGATTCAGAGCCGACTTGTATCACCGACTTAGTGTGTACCCTATCGCGGTACCTGCATTGAAAGAGCGTGGTGACGACATCAGCTTATTAGCTGGTTTCTTCCTAGAACAAGCGCGCCGTAAGCTTGGTATAAACCAAGTTAAGTTCCGTTCTGATGTTCTGGTATTCCTAAACCGTTACGGTTGGCCAGGTAACGTTCGTGAGCTTGAACACGTTATCAGCCGTTCAGCACTGAAAGCATTGGCTCGCAGCACTAACAAAAACCTCGTGACAATCACTAAAGAAGATTGTGGTCCACTCGACCAAGATCAACCGATTGCGACGACACAGGTAAAAAACACACCATTATCAACACCAACGATCGACCTATCCGCTGGTTTACGTGGCGCGACGGACGATTTTCAACGCAGCATCATTACTGAAGTGTTGGAAGATGCCAACTTTAACTGGGCGCAAGCAGGACGAGTTCTGAAAACAGACCGAGCAAATCTGACTCGACTGTCTAAGCGTTTAGGACTAAATGTGGCTAAGTCTCACACGATCGAACGGACAAAATAG
- the hmpA gene encoding NO-inducible flavohemoprotein, which yields MLNNLHINIIKSTIPLLESAGPALTQHFYQRMFTHNPELKDIFNMTHQRTGRQGVALFEAIAAYAKNIENLAALTTAVERIAQKHTSFNIQPEHYQIVGLHLIETLRELATEAFTPEVEEAWTAAYLFLAQVFIDREAELYLQRKQAVGGWEAARAFVIADKIEESALVTSFILQPKDGGEVLDYTPGQYIGIEVKPEGAQYSEIRQYSLSDKPNGKYYRISVKREGQGQETQGVVSNHMHDTVAIGDEVSLYAPAGDFMYQERSKPVTLISAGVGVTPMQSMLEFLNNEQKNEPVLYLHACENVGQHSFTTRVKDIVADKGWEAKTWYMNKDESACENTHQGQMDLASISDTKGFEESDFYICGPVGFMKNIVEQLDALKVDRSRVHYEVFGPHANF from the coding sequence ATGCTAAACAATCTACATATCAACATCATCAAATCGACGATTCCTCTTTTAGAAAGCGCAGGCCCTGCTTTAACTCAACACTTCTATCAACGTATGTTCACGCATAACCCTGAATTGAAAGATATCTTCAATATGACTCACCAAAGAACAGGTCGCCAAGGTGTGGCACTGTTTGAAGCTATCGCGGCTTATGCTAAAAACATTGAAAACCTAGCAGCGTTAACCACCGCGGTTGAACGTATTGCACAGAAACACACAAGCTTTAACATTCAACCAGAGCACTACCAAATTGTTGGTTTGCACCTGATTGAAACATTGCGTGAATTAGCTACTGAGGCATTTACTCCAGAAGTAGAAGAAGCATGGACTGCCGCTTACCTATTCTTAGCGCAAGTATTCATCGACCGTGAAGCTGAACTTTATCTACAGCGCAAGCAGGCTGTTGGTGGCTGGGAAGCAGCACGTGCATTCGTAATTGCAGACAAGATCGAAGAGTCAGCACTCGTAACAAGCTTCATCTTACAGCCAAAAGATGGCGGTGAGGTTTTGGATTACACACCAGGACAATACATCGGCATTGAAGTGAAACCTGAAGGCGCACAATACAGCGAAATTCGTCAGTATTCACTGTCAGACAAGCCGAACGGAAAATACTACCGTATCTCTGTGAAGCGTGAAGGGCAAGGTCAAGAAACGCAAGGTGTTGTTTCTAACCACATGCACGATACCGTTGCTATCGGCGATGAGGTTAGCCTATACGCACCAGCAGGTGACTTTATGTATCAAGAGCGCAGCAAGCCAGTAACGCTCATCTCTGCAGGTGTGGGTGTAACGCCAATGCAGTCTATGCTTGAGTTCTTGAACAACGAGCAGAAAAACGAACCGGTTCTTTACCTTCACGCTTGTGAAAACGTAGGCCAACACTCTTTCACGACTCGTGTTAAAGATATTGTTGCTGACAAAGGTTGGGAAGCGAAAACGTGGTACATGAACAAAGACGAGTCTGCTTGTGAGAACACACATCAAGGTCAAATGGATCTAGCGTCTATCTCTGATACTAAAGGCTTTGAAGAGAGTGATTTCTATATCTGTGGACCTGTTGGTTTCATGAAGAACATCGTAGAGCAGTTAGACGCACTTAAAGTAGATCGCTCACGCGTACACTACGAAGTATTTGGCCCTCACGCTAATTTCTAA
- a CDS encoding thioredoxin domain-containing protein, producing the protein MFKPFTKFITALAAVLIIAGCSETDEPQKGVQYEALPTALTEFNLSPITEIFSLNCGHCRQMESAIPEIESLTDQTIGKMHVTFNESAQISAMIYYTAVMQLDATPDHAFMDDLFGAVQMGADATPEQRQQALETAFTSRGLVSPYQLNKEQQVALFDYVKKAEEISVKGQINSVPTFIINGKYQVLTAGHQDVAGIAKTINYLLTQP; encoded by the coding sequence ATGTTTAAACCATTTACTAAATTCATCACAGCACTCGCTGCCGTACTTATTATTGCGGGTTGTAGTGAAACAGACGAGCCACAGAAAGGCGTTCAATACGAAGCACTTCCTACTGCTCTAACTGAATTTAACCTGTCTCCGATCACTGAAATCTTCTCTCTAAACTGTGGTCACTGTCGTCAAATGGAAAGTGCAATTCCAGAGATTGAGTCGCTAACAGACCAAACTATTGGCAAGATGCATGTAACGTTCAATGAAAGTGCTCAAATCAGCGCAATGATCTACTACACAGCAGTGATGCAACTTGACGCGACACCTGACCACGCGTTCATGGACGACCTATTTGGTGCCGTTCAAATGGGTGCAGATGCAACGCCAGAACAGCGTCAACAAGCATTAGAGACAGCGTTCACTTCTCGTGGTTTGGTTAGCCCATACCAACTGAACAAAGAACAGCAAGTTGCTCTATTTGACTACGTTAAGAAAGCAGAAGAGATCTCAGTAAAAGGTCAAATCAACTCAGTACCAACATTTATCATCAACGGTAAATACCAAGTACTCACAGCAGGTCACCAAGACGTTGCTGGCATCGCAAAAACGATCAACTACCTTTTGACTCAACCCTAA
- a CDS encoding OmpA family protein: MLSIALAGCETTLPTGMLGDDLLETAPQTGYDLMHPEWGVVQTTSVASNRSYSVQNSTHQQKTITTNYGRGVSTNDPLEVFLRQNRIDFEVLPGNHVMVKLEQHVNFKTGSAFPEPAYNQWLDTLGSYLSQRQDIDVVIEGHTDNTGSDRVNDPLSELRAKEVKARLESNYVSSRAIYTRGFGEYVPACTNASPQGKACNRRVELMLIVSK; encoded by the coding sequence ATGTTAAGCATAGCTTTGGCAGGGTGTGAAACGACGTTACCAACAGGTATGTTAGGTGACGATCTGCTAGAAACTGCACCGCAAACCGGTTACGACCTTATGCATCCTGAATGGGGTGTGGTTCAAACGACATCTGTAGCGAGCAATCGCAGTTACTCAGTCCAGAACAGCACTCATCAACAAAAAACCATCACAACCAACTATGGACGTGGTGTCTCGACTAATGACCCACTGGAAGTTTTTTTAAGACAAAACCGTATCGATTTTGAAGTACTGCCGGGCAACCATGTGATGGTAAAGCTGGAACAGCACGTGAACTTTAAAACGGGTTCGGCATTCCCTGAGCCAGCCTACAATCAATGGCTGGATACTTTAGGCAGTTACCTTTCTCAACGCCAAGATATTGATGTGGTGATTGAGGGCCATACTGATAATACGGGCAGTGATCGTGTTAATGATCCGCTTTCTGAGCTACGTGCAAAAGAAGTGAAAGCGCGCTTAGAAAGTAACTATGTTTCGAGTCGTGCTATTTACACTCGCGGCTTTGGCGAATACGTTCCGGCTTGTACTAACGCGTCGCCGCAAGGCAAGGCGTGTAATCGCCGTGTAGAATTGATGCTGATTGTGTCGAAGTAG
- a CDS encoding glutaredoxin family protein — protein MKFIRWFLGRVILLLNFVFSPRGVKRSQEEQSKVNEQAKTHTLYQFEACPFCVKVRRAMKRQSVQFELRDAKNNDQHRAELEAGGGRVKVPCLRIEKDGKTEWMYESSDIVTYLEKQFA, from the coding sequence ATGAAGTTTATCCGTTGGTTCTTAGGTCGTGTCATCTTGTTATTGAATTTTGTATTCAGCCCACGTGGTGTGAAACGTTCTCAAGAAGAGCAAAGCAAAGTGAATGAGCAGGCAAAGACGCACACGTTATACCAATTCGAAGCGTGCCCATTTTGTGTAAAAGTGCGCCGCGCGATGAAACGTCAATCGGTTCAATTTGAACTTCGTGATGCAAAGAACAATGATCAACACCGTGCGGAGCTTGAAGCTGGTGGCGGTCGCGTTAAAGTGCCTTGCCTACGTATCGAAAAAGATGGCAAAACTGAGTGGATGTATGAATCTTCGGATATCGTTACTTACTTAGAAAAGCAATTCGCATAA